Within Topomyia yanbarensis strain Yona2022 chromosome 2, ASM3024719v1, whole genome shotgun sequence, the genomic segment cagcagcaggattgtgaactgagagatcttctcttcattctccatgacatataaaatttaaaacaaaactattaacactatacttgtcacgaaaggggcttgttgtgtacgcaatttgctgttataataaaaatgttgacaacaggccgtatttgaaagaattgtaaaacgtatttatttgtttttccgaAAAAGCTGcgtcatttgagtatgacccctttacaaaaatgtttcggtatcatctcgtatctgaatatgattttttatagattttgtatcaatgaacggcaaaccaaatatattaaatttcaaattaaaagttttgGATTAATTCcgaattcttttggtatatcaagagtttttgatgactcatttgaccaattgagctctcaaatagaggtagggttaccaCCTCTAGTGGTACTATGACCAGCAGAATTTTATTGAGCAGAGaatagacttcaagagacacatgggtatgcgttgaaatcaattcgaatttcgaattaaagtgatcacttgacagaattttggagcgcttccattgctttttattgtataaaacgcttaaaaacaaataaatatgcactgttttatttcttatgtagctcgcAACACTACGAGGAAAAACATCTTATTTTCTTCccattcaccgtagagtgtaatattttggtaaagcactccacctttctgtgaCGTTCACATTAAGTTGTAtgttttgcatttgttaacagttttattgatttagttggatgtagtgattcgctttctcggatattcacaaagaatccaaaagcaccaaccactcttgctgtgaaggataacccgagcgagctttgctctgctcctcagtaaacaaacacggggtgtgaaatcacacttcagtttctttcgagaatctttgtgaggaacatagGGCCTGtaacccgaggatgatgtttatgagggctgggtgctgggcgattcctggtaaagaaaagggcaacgcaaaattgcaaaataatccaatggattcttccgggcgaattcagatttatctgaaagaaaagacacggaattcgcctcaaaaaccggtgtggcaaccctaagcagggtttttttctttcaataattactttcgatactaatccagtgctttcgaagattggaaattcaataaatcaaaaaaatcgatttcaaattggcgaaatttgaagacaacctcatgacttctaatcaaaccatttaattgtttaacccttacaagtctaatcatatttttgtttcgattatagacatttcaaccttaaggtcattcgcttcttcattcaggttaggaattttcctataacaaatctctattcttgtgtgcggggttgggattcgaacccaggtgagctgcgtacatggcattcaatgtacaaattccgctatgcccgctcgagtctgatcttgtttcgatgcgagattTACGTTAATATAAAcgtagttgatatcaaatatgcagtagtttagaattttcgccattctagttacctcatacacaagatattgaatttttcattgtattctcaaataaatttttgtcgaaaaagtatttgtcaaaattttagtttctgttaaaaatccgggcccccttcaaaactccgggcccggggggaaacaccccggtccccccccccctctcggcagCCCTGACTATGTTCGTTTTGACTTTTCAGAAACAATTGATGTTTTTAAAAGCCGACTGAAACGATATATAAGTTGACCAAAGTTCATTAGAAAAATCAACGGCGCTAAAATCTATAACATTCCTGCGAACATTCGTAGGTAATGTCTCTCACGAACAGTAGGTCCAATGCTCGGTTCCTCATGTTGGTTACAGTGCTCATCTGCCTCATATTCAGCAACGACATCCCATCTAAAAGACTGGAGCAAGATCTTGAGAATGTTGATTTAGCCGGATCAGGGTAAACGTATCCCGCGGGAGCTTTCTTCCAGACAAGTCCAGGTTGGTTATAATCACCGATCATTAAGAAAAAGTCATGTGATTTGAGCTTACTACACGTAGTCAGCATTGTCTCGATATGTAGCTCAATAACGTTGAGATCATGAGCAAGTTCGGGAGGGATGTAGATAACTCCTATACAAATCATGCGGTTATCACTGATAACGGTCACCAACAGTTGGTCAAGATAACTATCATTGCCATCCATTATTTTAGATGCCAACCGATTAGTCACTGCGATAAGGACACCACCACCTCGCCTTTTACatgcactgatagaatatattcgtaaatcgccaggaatttgtttcgtacagacaattttcgtaaaatatacgaattttttcgtacatatgatgaatcgtttgtagttctattgaaacatttttatttttcattacgaatttttcgtgaataccacgaaacgactttcgttggcttattacgaaacagctttattcggcaaacgaattgttcgctgctatatacgaacatctttgtaatatttacgagtactattcgtcaaaccgtcaacgtcaaaaaagcttcaatagaggtagaatacgtCAACAattcatcacgacggtctcagtctgactatttagtagccgtatccgtgcccgccggtttcaggaagatttcctgaacctctttcgtttccagttgatccagaatccggatcTGTACGGATTCagctgagccatcgcgaactgctcgttggttttgtatgaatgaGATTGCACCGAAACTTGCGATTCGGCCATATCGAAATCGATGGTGCTTGGTTGATTGATAAAGATTATCACCTTTTTTCGGTGCGTGAGAGGGCGATGCTTTGAACTTGATGGCACTGATTTTGACCAGCTGATTGAAGGTAATCGAAATGATCAACTGTTCGTTACAATCGGACACCAGATGACCACCGCTGAAACTGAGCGCATTCACCATCGGGTGGTCGTTCGATTCGTTCAAACATTCGCATTGGTTCTTCTGGATGAAGGTGTTCAAGTCCAACATTCCATGACCGTAATCTTCTCCAGATTCATACAAGCTGGCGACGTAATGTTTCTGTATTTTGGCTTCAAGTCCATTAATGTCTGCACCCCGCATCCTGTCAATCTTTGTTCTGGCTCGGTAGAAAATAAACATTGGCATGGTCGACATGCCCTGGGACGGCGCcgcacagtggtttaaaacgcgaaaaacgtgatcgttttgaataaattCGAAATGGTTAGTTATAGCGATATACTATCTTCGGAAGAATTTATGACAATGAGATGCCCCATCTTTATAAGTAAaaagtttgatgattaatcctcctataagtgagattcaaaatttatttctcatataattagagATAGCAAATTGGTgtattctacaaagttgtagtaaattccTCTACAAGAAACTTTACTGCAGGTGGTAATAGTCTATCTTTAATAGTCTTTGAGATATAGATCATTATTAGAGGAAAtaccgaaaaaatcaatttttttcattataacttctttccaagatgttttggaagttcaaaatgttctacaaaacaatcacaattaatgaaatacaaaatttcggtgaagaaagcaacttaatatgttgagcagattctgagatattcacgatttttattcgaaaaatggcctactttgcactcaaataattcatgaacgggcaaaaacgggcagaccACTCTATATGTATTTGTAAGTACAAGAAAGATGCTACAATATTCTGTGTTAATCACTAGTATCCGTTTGTATCCATGGCTCTTGTAGCtggatttaaagaatatcatttattAGTCTTAAATATTGATACGAAATATATTCGGTAAAGCTGTTGAGATAAAGTGGTGGTACCTTCGGCAAAGTGCCGAGGAATATTCTTCtgaaacattgccgaagacaccagtTTGCCATCTTTACTAGTTTCTTAGGTGCGGTGCAATATTTATAGAAAGCCTACTAAAAGCGATTCATTTGGTAATCGCGCATGCTTTGATTACTTGTTTAGCAATGTCACTGTATAGACTTCGTAAGCAACAAAACTAGTTTATTGGATCGAATGATTTGTATTTGCAGTAATCGCGATGGTGgacaataaacaaatttttaaaaggctCTCTTTCATATAACAATACAAATTCAACTGTCAAATCGTTCATAGCAAACGTAAACGGTTTGCTTATATTAATGTTCCAAGCCCTGGTACTAAGTTCTATTGTGGAACTTGACCTTCTGTGTTGACAAACTTTGCAACCGATTTCAGAGCTAATACACAGCCTACTTATACTTAAAATCGTTCCTTGTTAGGATTCGACTATATGGCTCATAAGACAACGCATTACTCTCTCTACCACCGAACACTGCACTGTATCTAAAAACCAGTCAAGACAGAAGGCTGCTGTCTTCGACAATGTCTCTTGTGAGAACATTCCATATAGAATGCCGAACATAGTCCCACTTTATCTCTTCAGTTCACCGAATATGTTTCGAATCAAGATATTAGACTaataaatgatattctttaaatccaGCTACCAGAGCCATGGATACAACCGGATACAAGTGATTAACACGGAATATTGTAGCATCTTTCTTGTACTTTCAGATGAATATTGAATGGTCTGCctgtttttgcccgttcatcaattatttgagtgcaaagtaggccatttttcgaataaaagtcgtgaatatctcagaatctgctcaacatattaagttgcttccttcaccgaaattttgtatttcattaattgtgatagttttgtagaacattttgaacttccaaaaaatcttggaaagaagttataatgaataaaatgattttttaggTTTTTCCTATAATAATGCTCTATATCTCAAAGTCTATTAAAGATAGACTATTAccaccttcagtaaagtttcttgtagaggaatttactacaactttgcagaatacaCCAATTTGCTACctctaattatatgagaaataaattttgaatctcacttataggaggattaatcatcaaactttTTACTTATAAAGATGGGGCGTCTCATTGTCATAAATTCTTCCGAAGACAGTATATCGCTATAACtaaccatttcgaagttattcaaaacgatcacgtttttcgcgttttggaCCACTGTGCGCCGTTTCGGTACATCTGTAAACGTCCATCTTGAGAAACACAGCCTTTGGATATTTCGCCGGAAGCTGATAGAACAAATGCGATATGTTTCGGCAAGGTCCACACCAAGCTGCGGTAAAATCCACAACGACCAATTTTCCTCCTGCTGCGGCTAGTTCGGTTTGGAAGTGAGCTTCATCGGTGATTGCTTTAACAGTCATGCTGTACGGTTTCTTGCGTTGCTGTCGGTTAGATGAAGATTCTAGTTACAGAGCCACTATTTTACCCGGAGAAATTAACTACTTAATTAACTTTTAACGTTATGCACTTTACTCCTCACAAAATTTAACTAATCGAGAATGACGAGAGATGAACGATGAAAGAtgactacgaaaacttctcttagatgaacgaaatgaattcgtgcgaccaacgagattgttcgtaatatacacaaatgtttattaaaataagccaaacatttcgtttcattcacgaaaaataatgtcgtattatttcgtttcattcgtgccatgtacactagataagtaaaatttactaaaacttgtgttcatcaagcgtccatttcatcacaccacaatctttctagtcctcaatacaggtgagcaggttgaaataaaatcgattttgccagatcgattctttttgttagttaaaaaaatcgttgtcgtcaaacatcgatcctaaaatatcgatagcaaaaataatgaatacgaaaactttcctaagatgaacgaaataaattcgtgtgagtaatgaaatcgttcgtattatacacaaacgtttattaaaataaacgaaacatttcgtttcattcacgaaaattagtaacgttatcaacgattacattcgtgcagtgtacattaaacgtgtaaaatttacgaaagccttCGTTCACCTAGCGGCcattctttttcatgaaatgaacgaaacctactagttACAATACACGAaagtacttcgttgcagaaaacaacgaatgaattcgtgcatttcatgatcgatttcattatatttacgaagttATATTAATAGTGTGTATTAGCTGAATCTCTATCGTTGCGGTAAACGGTGTAGTTCGGGCCAAATAATTGCAGAGAATTTATTTCATCGTTCAGCCATGTCTCGGTCAAAACGATAACGTCATAAAATTGGTCGTAGACCGCAACAAAAAGTTCGCAGACCtcgcacgttctggtagtagattCCTAACTGATTCCGCTGTTGAAGTATTGGTACCTGGGTGTTGCTGGGCGTTCTTGATCCAAAGACGTCATTGGACTGCTAGGGGGATAGGTTGTCAACGGGTGCAATATCTTGCCTAGCTTCGAATGAACATATACGTTCTATTATGCTACCTGATAAAACAGGACGCGCATTTCCATATGTTTGCATGATTAGAGATGAATCGGTACCAGGGTCGTCGTTGAATTCGGAGGAGACGCTAAAATCCACAGGTATGGTTTCTCGTGCACTCGTATGTTGACTCCCAGGCAGGCCGATGTGGGCAATAGTTTTGGACTGCAATGGTTGTTCACTATTAAAGAGAGCAGCATCTCGCCCAGCTTCGGGTGAACATATacgttttaaaaatttacatGGCAGAGCAGGGGAATCTACTAGCTCATCATCCTCAGTCAACGAGCTACTGTGTATTGATTGCTAGGCGGTGTAGTCAATCCTATTATTGACTTTCTTCAGACGTTTTGATATAAAGGACACTGCGCTTTCCAAGAGCATTGGTTGGTGTTCAGTTGCTCGTCAGGGGGGGATTTCTGCAGCACATTCAAATTATTGCAGTTGATGCATTTGGCAATCTTGGAGTCACATTCATTGACTGCATGTCCATCAGCGCATTTTGGACAGCAAAGGGGCTTCTCGCAGGACATAGCTTTATGGCCATACTCGGAGCACTTGTAGCATCGCATAACATCGACCACTTCGATTATTCTAGGTCGTAACGGTTTCACAATTTCGACGTCGTAGTATTCGTTCAGCAGCTTTTTTGCGTCCTCAGTCAGCTTCAGCGCAAGTTCAGCTGATTCGCAGCGAACAGAAATTTCACCACTTTTGCGGTACTGAACATCCTTGACGGCAAAGGCGATCGGGTCTATATTTTCACGAATTTGCTTTTTAGTTATTTACATCGGTTGTGATTCTTTCGGTTTGAACAAAACAGTTTGctccatttttttaatgttcGTTGTTTTTAGTGAAATAGGTGTGCTTTGTTCAGGGATAGTAGTCAAATCATCTGTCGGGGTGTTAGCATCAGTATCGCTGTGGGCAGCCATTCTACGCCTTTTGCCTGACCGCAATATATGTACCACCATCGTCAGGAGCAACTGTGCAGTTCTTCACACTATCTCCATTTGGCGGATCCGAAGCCTTACGCTTGGTTTTTTTACTCAAACGCGTCACGGTGGCAAAAGATATACCAGGCTGAACCGTTGCATTCGCAGACTTGACAGCGTTGTCTATCTTGAAAACATCACAGGGAGAGGATTTTTCGATCACACGATCATGAAcacacaattttccaaaagcgGATTCAAAAAGTGAAACTAGGCGTTCTTCAGACTGTTTGCAATGCGATTTAACTGAATTAGAAAATTTCAGTTCGAGACCAATTACGACTTTCGACAATGCATCCACTTTACCTAGTAGATCAGTGCATATTGACGACACCTCATTTAGAGTAGCTTGTTTTTTTCGGCAAACGAAGCATACGTATTTCAAAGCTGTTTTCTCTCGCACCGAGCTCAAAGCCGCACTATTTAGATCTGCACATTCCATATGAAACACTTGGTCACAGCAACCAAAGTAGTCGATCCGTTCATCTTCAGTAATAATACTCTTCGAGCACACATTGCATTCAACTGAAATCATTTTATTCTCCCTCTTCGCCCCCGTGCGGGCCGCACACAGAAAATGATGCCGCTTGATCGCTTGTACTATCACCGTATACCAGAAAATAGCACAAAttattttaatgattgctcGGCTAGTTTTTCCAGCACAGACCGGAAACTAGTAGCAAACGAAAGCGCATCTTGGGACCTACAAGTAGGTGTAATCAGGAACTCACAATTCACGCGATAACACGGCGGAAAGCAATTTAATTTACGCGAAATCGGTAAACACGTCCAGCGTTATCTCACAATAAACATGagataaaaaatatttaccTTCAGCTTCAGACAAATGCAAGATCAATGATATCGATTACAGATTGGAACGGCCTTCACCATGAGACTTTACACGAAAAAACTCACTTCATAAATTCATGCATTAAAAATTAGTGTTTCCGAAAAAAACTAGTTCGAACGTttgattgggttactgttgttgtgcCCTGAACATGTTCAGTTTTTGTCATGATTCCTGTTcacaatttgggaatacacagccgacagtcaaacgatgttcatgattttaggagcATACTCGCAATTTTGGTGATTTATCATCACGCTAACGtgctattttagtcatgagtttactatcggatatttctgtcagactggcgggatttatgttcatgatttcaggatcttagtagcgaatttcgtaatttctattcacgttgtcgtgatattCGAGTCACGAAtaaagatttatttttatttaatctaAGGTGAGTTTCGGCAGTACAGTCAAATATCTTTGCGTcgattatttcattatttacgCCCACGTTTCGACTCGCGGTTTGGGCCTTCTTCAGGGCCTATTTATTAAAGGAACAatttaaacataaaacataaataacataaaaacataaaaccgaGAATCTACTCACTCGAAAAAAATCGACAAAGCCACAAATCGTTTTGTATACAAGTAACAGT encodes:
- the LOC131679709 gene encoding thioredoxin-like protein 1; this translates as MRGADINGLEAKIQKHYVASLYESGEDYGHGMLDLNTFIQKNQCECLNESNDHPMVNALSFSGGHLVSDCNEQLIISITFNQLVKISAIKFKASPSHAPKKDRERDVRYDFSQST